The sequence CACCCGCCCGGACTCGCCGCATTATACCGACCAGATGCAGCTGTTTGTCGACAAGAAGCTGAAGCCGGTGTGGTTTGATCCGGCAGAGCTGGAGAAACACAAGACGAGTGATAAGGTGGTGCGGGGGAACTGACAGACCGGCACGCCTAGCCCGCAGGGCTCCGCGTCACGCGCGGAGCACATGGAGAGAATTGTGCTCCGCACTTGATGCGGAGCTCTGGAGGCAAGCGAAATGGCAATTCCATGACCAGATCCGGCTACGTCTATCTCATGGCCAACCGCCGGCGCGGAAAAACCTATCTCGGCGTCACCAGCAATCTGGTGCAGCGCGTCTATCAGCATCGCAACAAGCTGATCGAGGGATATTCGAAGGAACATGATTGTTCCTTGCTGGTCTGGTTTGAAACGCATGATGATATTCAGGACGCAAGGGCGCGTGAATGGAAACTCAAGAAATGGCGCCGGGAATGGAAAATAGCGCTGATTGAGGAGGGTAACCCCGAATGGCGCGATCTCTACCACGATATCGTCTAGCCCGCAGTGCTCCGCGTCAAGCGCGGAGCACATTATTGCAGGCGCTCGCTGGAACAAATGCTGTGCTCCGCACGTGATGCGGAGCTTTGGAGGCAAACACTTCTCTGGGGCGCCCGAAGGCCGCTCCCTGCTTCACTTGGCAGGTCTATGCGGTGCAAAAGACCTCGCGGCGGAGACTTTCACCCGACCCCGGCCAGTTGCATCTGCCTGCCGACAGGAGGTGAGGCCTCTGTCGTTTGAACCGGAACATCCGGCGAAAAATACGGCGAGCGCCAAAGTGGTGCGATCGACTGGCAAAGCGGCAGGATATGATCACGCCAATGATGGTCACGACCTTCGGGATCACCTGATATGACAGTGTCTTAAAGCATCGGGATATGACAGGTTCGCTCAAAATCATATCGCGAGCACAGGAGAATCGCCACCATGCGCACTGTAAAGGCATTTGCAGCCCCTCAGGCCGG comes from Sphingorhabdus sp. YGSMI21 and encodes:
- a CDS encoding GIY-YIG nuclease family protein codes for the protein MTRSGYVYLMANRRRGKTYLGVTSNLVQRVYQHRNKLIEGYSKEHDCSLLVWFETHDDIQDARAREWKLKKWRREWKIALIEEGNPEWRDLYHDIV